In Paenibacillus sp. G2S3, a single window of DNA contains:
- a CDS encoding ABC-F family ATP-binding cassette domain-containing protein, whose product MSVIRMENVTKKYENTLIFRDIYFRVSKGERIGLIGRNGAGKSTVFKLMLGKEEPTAGKVELDPNVKISYFSQFSELSGTLSVQQELELCFEQVALIEQELNQIGEQLGQVTDDDQMNTLLERQAALFEQMDHLDGWNVSVEINTVLTKLGFNERSRHQPVDELSGGWRNRAALAKVLIEMPDVVLLDEPTNFLDIEGIVWLEQWLHRFNGAMILVSHDRQFIDRVVTRTIEIENYHFQEYEGNYTDYVRKKKMRKKVLDRQFEWEEELLLMESEAIETRGNKKSSKDRLSRKLTDMKKRVEPHPVNVLITDIYSNLRFPDKLGEVKGIGQSYDGRTIFQNISFDIQKEDRIAIVGPNGSGKSTLIKVLTGQEEPKTGGVTWERGVSYAYFNQMWDELDVKDTVSHAVNVYGLGLDAPRKKVNKFLSMLQFSEMDLSKTIGSLSGGQQARVALAKCLLSGAAVIILDEPTNHLDLTSIQVMEQALIHFPGAVVTVSHDRFFIDKIATKMLTFDPEVGITEQNV is encoded by the coding sequence TTGAGCGTAATTCGTATGGAGAACGTAACTAAGAAATATGAGAATACATTGATTTTTCGAGATATTTATTTTCGAGTTAGCAAGGGTGAACGAATTGGGTTAATCGGACGAAATGGTGCGGGCAAATCTACTGTTTTTAAACTGATGCTGGGAAAAGAGGAGCCAACAGCAGGGAAAGTTGAGTTAGATCCCAATGTGAAGATCAGTTATTTCTCTCAATTCTCGGAGCTTTCCGGCACCTTGTCTGTACAGCAAGAGTTAGAATTGTGTTTTGAGCAAGTAGCGCTTATCGAACAAGAGCTTAACCAAATCGGGGAACAGCTTGGGCAAGTGACGGATGATGATCAGATGAATACTCTTTTAGAGCGGCAAGCGGCGCTTTTTGAACAAATGGATCATTTGGATGGCTGGAATGTATCCGTTGAAATTAACACTGTTCTGACTAAATTAGGATTCAATGAAAGATCACGGCATCAACCTGTCGATGAGTTATCCGGAGGCTGGAGGAACCGTGCAGCACTGGCTAAAGTCTTAATTGAAATGCCCGACGTTGTATTGCTCGATGAGCCTACTAACTTTTTGGATATCGAAGGGATCGTATGGTTAGAGCAGTGGCTGCACCGTTTTAATGGGGCGATGATTCTGGTCTCCCATGACCGGCAATTTATTGACAGAGTAGTCACGCGGACGATAGAAATCGAGAATTATCATTTTCAGGAATATGAAGGCAATTACACTGACTATGTTCGTAAAAAGAAGATGCGCAAAAAAGTGCTTGACCGTCAGTTTGAGTGGGAAGAAGAGCTTCTGCTTATGGAGTCTGAGGCCATTGAAACCCGTGGGAACAAAAAATCCTCTAAGGATCGCCTATCACGTAAGCTGACAGATATGAAAAAGCGTGTGGAGCCTCATCCAGTGAACGTACTGATCACCGATATCTACAGTAATTTACGGTTTCCGGACAAGCTTGGTGAAGTGAAGGGAATCGGACAAAGCTATGACGGTCGGACGATATTCCAGAACATAAGCTTCGATATTCAAAAGGAAGATCGGATAGCTATTGTGGGACCTAACGGCAGCGGGAAGTCGACACTCATAAAAGTATTGACTGGGCAAGAAGAGCCTAAAACGGGTGGTGTGACTTGGGAACGTGGGGTCAGCTACGCGTACTTCAATCAGATGTGGGACGAACTCGATGTTAAAGATACTGTCAGCCATGCCGTAAATGTGTATGGGCTGGGACTCGATGCTCCGCGTAAAAAAGTGAATAAATTCTTATCGATGCTGCAATTCTCGGAAATGGATCTAAGCAAAACGATCGGCAGTCTGTCAGGTGGACAGCAGGCCAGAGTAGCATTAGCGAAATGTCTTCTCTCTGGCGCGGCTGTCATTATTTTGGATGAGCCAACGAATCATTTGGATTTGACGAGTATTCAGGTGATGGAGCAGGCGCTTATTCATTTCCCGGGAGCCGTAGTTACCGTCAGTCATGATCGCTTCTTCATCGATAAAATAGCTACCAAAATGCTTACCTTCGACCCTGAAGTAGGGATTACTGAGCAGAATGTCTAG
- a CDS encoding sensor histidine kinase — MMQIEQPKRRYRMRHVNRQIFVLMILTITIPLLIISAIIYIFSNQAVKNEYQSSSNLILNNLSFNIDQYLQSIDKGTLNAQVDSQLQTALEHWTIHKDDVGNDQNIQYGNTIEHFISGIEMTIKNVDSVQIFSGSRVFYSANFNRADYDVKDYTQEDWYLQTQQKKGGVILFGSHVPFYRTNSKQSVISIARVINKKGSKQPIGVMLIDIRLDSIREILKLSENSKRKFIILDDKGGSVYSSDIMETSPLQPIPIEPQALNTFMNNDTGSFYGTFDDKDSYINFVTSPYSNWKVIQYIDEKEMTKQATFLGKIILTLALLSLVTAILFMYILSERVTKPIILLSRKVKLVGMGNFDVDLYSNRQDEFGVLYNGIRKMVKDLQNYIERSSMAKAQQKVAQYGALKSQINPHFLANVLESIQMKAIINGQREIGEMVGIVGRLFRIHIQTGKITVTLREELEHVRLYVKIQQLRFGDKIQYVEQLEPNTEMVKVMHFSLQPIVENAIVHGLECRSEPGLLEVSSMISGEDMLIIVKDNGIGIDEEKLKQLRLRLSQPSDTLDEDHIGIKNVHDRIQFHFGEPYGIEITSQVGEGTTVIIRLPV, encoded by the coding sequence ATGATGCAGATTGAGCAACCAAAGCGACGCTACCGGATGCGACATGTCAATCGTCAAATTTTTGTGTTGATGATTCTGACTATTACCATTCCACTCCTGATCATATCCGCAATCATTTATATATTTTCAAATCAAGCTGTCAAAAATGAATACCAGAGCAGCTCTAATCTGATCCTTAATAACCTCTCGTTCAATATTGACCAATATCTTCAAAGTATTGATAAAGGTACACTGAATGCACAGGTAGATAGCCAGCTCCAAACCGCACTTGAGCACTGGACGATCCATAAAGACGATGTCGGTAATGACCAGAATATTCAGTACGGAAACACGATTGAACATTTCATCAGCGGGATCGAGATGACGATAAAAAATGTTGATAGTGTACAGATTTTTTCGGGGTCTCGTGTGTTCTACTCTGCCAATTTCAATCGTGCGGATTATGATGTGAAGGATTATACCCAGGAGGATTGGTATTTACAGACCCAGCAGAAAAAAGGCGGAGTGATTCTATTTGGCAGTCATGTCCCCTTCTATCGTACCAATTCCAAACAATCCGTCATTTCTATCGCCCGGGTCATTAATAAAAAAGGAAGCAAGCAGCCCATAGGTGTCATGTTAATCGATATCCGCTTGGATTCAATACGTGAAATCTTAAAGCTCTCGGAGAATAGCAAACGAAAATTCATTATCTTAGACGATAAGGGTGGTAGTGTATATAGCTCTGACATCATGGAAACCTCACCTTTACAACCTATCCCTATAGAACCTCAGGCGCTTAATACTTTCATGAACAATGATACGGGGAGCTTTTATGGTACTTTTGATGATAAAGACTCGTACATTAACTTTGTTACGTCTCCCTATTCCAACTGGAAGGTCATTCAGTATATTGATGAGAAAGAGATGACGAAGCAGGCCACTTTTCTCGGAAAAATCATTTTAACATTAGCGCTCTTATCGCTTGTCACTGCGATCTTATTCATGTATATCTTATCGGAGCGTGTCACTAAGCCCATTATTCTTTTAAGCCGAAAGGTCAAGCTGGTGGGGATGGGGAACTTTGATGTGGATTTGTATAGTAATCGTCAAGATGAGTTTGGTGTTCTATACAATGGAATCCGTAAAATGGTGAAAGACCTGCAAAATTATATCGAGCGATCTTCAATGGCCAAAGCACAGCAAAAAGTAGCTCAGTACGGTGCCCTTAAAAGCCAAATCAATCCACATTTCCTAGCGAATGTACTTGAATCTATTCAAATGAAAGCCATCATCAATGGACAAAGAGAGATTGGCGAAATGGTGGGGATTGTAGGTAGATTGTTTCGGATTCATATCCAGACCGGCAAGATAACCGTAACCCTGCGAGAAGAGCTTGAGCACGTCCGGCTGTATGTAAAAATCCAACAATTACGTTTCGGGGATAAAATTCAATATGTTGAACAGCTAGAACCTAATACCGAAATGGTTAAAGTCATGCACTTTTCCCTTCAGCCCATCGTAGAGAATGCTATTGTGCATGGACTGGAGTGTCGAAGTGAACCGGGTCTTCTTGAAGTCTCCTCGATGATTTCGGGGGAAGACATGCTAATTATCGTTAAAGATAATGGGATTGGCATCGATGAAGAGAAACTTAAACAGTTACGTCTTCGTCTCTCTCAACCATCAGACACCCTAGATGAAGATCATATTGGTATAAAAAATGTTCATGATCGTATTCAATTTCATTTTGGTGAACCCTATGGAATTGAAATCACCAGTCAAGTAGGTGAAGGGACGACCGTGATCATCCGACTACCAGTATAA
- a CDS encoding response regulator, translated as MYKLMIVEDEPLIRTGLKHYFAWEELGVHSIIEAENGKEGMATALREKPDLVITDIRMPEMNGLQMIEQIRNLLPDTLFIILTGFNDFEYAQKAIKLGNVHAFLLKPLEYEESLLVIQECMSKLQLKRQDRLKRSNLEGAQLVKLLLEEEHSVIDDAVIHELCNFNSNYYLYLPFVLTGIPMRETRTPSTLWMREYAEKFIHNAVDEYLHASTPHSIFTYSSKTKLYGLIVLGSPSSTDNFPLQAQVQTRIDQYLKTLTLEHHLGLYLVIGKTTESPAQINALLHESDRMLYQRFYKRDCRLFYVPQWIENSNSLKPSLIQLDENDKKRMISCIESSNEIETLQLMHRLAQDILSKTDVASPDYWLAFLQEIISVIIRFANKNHIHIEGVYSEKLLNLTFVDDFDSLETLFDWLGRWMIHLGIVYTEGLTHNHQQDVIIFEHIKSFIKENIDQEVTLQMVADRFFYNPSYLSRLFKRKLDKNYMRFVTEIRMEYAQECLKKPEILVTDVCTMCGYKSYKHFVKTFRSITNMTPSDYRKQSGW; from the coding sequence ATGTACAAACTAATGATTGTAGAGGATGAACCATTAATACGAACGGGCTTAAAACATTACTTTGCTTGGGAGGAGCTCGGGGTTCACAGCATTATTGAAGCAGAAAATGGAAAAGAAGGTATGGCCACCGCACTGCGCGAGAAGCCCGATTTGGTGATCACCGATATCCGGATGCCCGAAATGAATGGTCTTCAAATGATTGAGCAGATTCGCAATCTGCTTCCTGATACATTATTTATCATTTTGACAGGATTCAACGATTTCGAATACGCGCAGAAGGCTATTAAACTAGGGAATGTACATGCTTTTTTGCTCAAACCTTTGGAATACGAGGAAAGCCTCTTAGTGATACAAGAGTGTATGAGCAAGCTCCAACTAAAGCGACAGGATAGATTAAAACGTTCTAATCTGGAAGGGGCACAACTTGTAAAGCTGTTATTAGAGGAAGAACATTCAGTAATAGATGATGCTGTTATCCATGAACTATGTAATTTCAACAGTAACTACTATCTTTATCTCCCCTTTGTTTTGACAGGGATCCCTATGAGAGAAACGCGCACTCCATCCACCCTGTGGATGAGAGAATATGCGGAGAAGTTCATTCATAATGCTGTGGATGAGTATCTTCATGCCTCTACACCGCACTCTATTTTTACATATTCATCTAAAACTAAGCTCTATGGACTTATTGTATTAGGATCTCCGTCTTCTACTGACAACTTCCCTCTTCAGGCTCAAGTGCAGACACGAATCGACCAATATCTGAAGACGCTTACGCTAGAACATCATCTTGGCCTCTATTTAGTTATAGGTAAGACGACGGAGAGTCCGGCACAAATAAATGCATTGCTGCACGAGTCCGATCGAATGTTATATCAACGCTTCTACAAGAGAGATTGCAGGTTATTCTATGTGCCACAATGGATAGAAAACTCAAATTCTCTGAAACCATCCCTAATTCAACTAGATGAGAATGATAAGAAACGGATGATCTCCTGTATCGAAAGTTCTAACGAAATAGAGACGCTCCAGCTGATGCACCGCCTGGCTCAAGATATTTTGAGTAAAACCGATGTCGCTTCTCCTGATTACTGGCTCGCATTTCTTCAGGAAATCATAAGTGTTATAATCCGCTTCGCCAATAAAAACCACATCCATATCGAAGGCGTGTACAGCGAAAAGCTCTTGAACCTCACCTTTGTGGATGATTTTGATTCACTTGAGACGCTTTTTGACTGGCTTGGCAGATGGATGATTCATTTGGGGATTGTTTATACCGAAGGATTGACGCACAACCACCAACAGGATGTGATCATATTCGAGCATATTAAATCCTTCATTAAAGAAAATATTGATCAAGAAGTGACTCTGCAGATGGTAGCAGATCGATTCTTCTATAATCCGTCTTATTTAAGTCGCCTGTTCAAGCGGAAACTCGATAAGAACTACATGCGATTTGTAACCGAGATTCGGATGGAATATGCGCAGGAATGCTTAAAAAAACCGGAGATTCTAGTGACCGATGTCTGTACGATGTGTGGTTACAAAAGCTATAAGCATTTCGTTAAAACCTTCCGAAGCATCACGAACATGACCCCATCAGACTATAGAAAACAATCAGGCTGGTGA
- a CDS encoding extracellular solute-binding protein, protein MKAMKKGLMSIVGVALLGTQLVACGNTNTANSAVTPSNADKTEPAATEAAAKPVEITWWNFPSFQALDGEVGKYEKEIIAAFNEKNPEIKVNLEMITFEGGPEKLNVAIASNTAPDVIYDAPGRIIDWGKKDLLAPLNDMVTDEVKNDISEAFWKQSSVSDNIFMYPINTAPFMMAVNKTIFEKIGALDLLPLDKEDRTWTFEEYKKALEAVKEKAPDVIPTGFFAKSQAGDQGTRAYLANLGVSRFLNEDNSAVAINTDNAAKALDWIVQATKDKLSVSGAASLAAADVNDLFLQGKLAFTLNYSAVLKAQNVSKKMVQFEDILLPFPTLDGSEPKLEPYLGGMAVFNNGDEAKIAASKKLIDFIANDPVWGKKNLIQTGGLSVRNSITGLYDDPEYKYAEYARKFTTDAPTIADGYADIRTFWFPELQRALTGGATGKEALDSFATKANEAITKAKAAMK, encoded by the coding sequence ATGAAAGCAATGAAAAAAGGGCTTATGAGTATTGTTGGTGTCGCACTTTTAGGTACACAGTTAGTTGCATGTGGAAATACGAACACAGCGAATTCAGCAGTTACACCAAGTAACGCTGACAAGACAGAGCCCGCAGCAACTGAGGCTGCTGCTAAGCCAGTAGAAATTACATGGTGGAATTTTCCAAGCTTTCAAGCTTTAGATGGTGAAGTTGGCAAATATGAGAAGGAAATCATTGCAGCTTTTAATGAGAAGAACCCTGAAATTAAAGTCAATCTTGAGATGATCACCTTTGAAGGCGGCCCTGAAAAACTGAATGTCGCAATTGCTTCGAATACCGCACCGGATGTGATCTATGATGCACCTGGACGGATTATCGATTGGGGTAAAAAGGATTTGCTTGCTCCGCTTAACGACATGGTGACTGATGAAGTGAAGAATGATATCTCCGAAGCTTTCTGGAAGCAGTCAAGTGTAAGCGACAACATCTTTATGTACCCGATCAATACAGCACCATTTATGATGGCTGTTAATAAGACTATTTTTGAAAAGATTGGCGCTCTAGATTTACTTCCTTTAGATAAGGAAGATAGAACTTGGACGTTTGAAGAATATAAAAAGGCATTGGAAGCTGTGAAAGAAAAGGCTCCGGATGTTATTCCTACAGGATTCTTCGCGAAGAGCCAAGCTGGAGACCAAGGTACTCGCGCTTATCTTGCTAACTTGGGTGTATCCCGATTCTTAAATGAAGATAACTCAGCAGTCGCAATCAATACAGATAATGCTGCTAAAGCGTTAGACTGGATTGTCCAAGCTACGAAAGATAAACTCAGTGTCTCTGGTGCAGCTTCACTTGCGGCTGCTGACGTGAACGATTTGTTTCTACAAGGGAAATTGGCCTTTACACTTAACTATTCCGCTGTACTAAAAGCACAGAACGTATCCAAAAAAATGGTTCAGTTCGAAGATATTCTCCTTCCATTCCCAACACTAGATGGATCGGAACCAAAGCTTGAACCTTATCTGGGTGGTATGGCTGTATTTAACAATGGGGATGAAGCTAAGATTGCAGCTTCCAAAAAGCTGATTGATTTCATTGCTAATGATCCTGTATGGGGTAAGAAAAACTTGATTCAAACAGGCGGACTCTCGGTTCGTAATTCGATTACTGGTCTTTATGACGATCCAGAGTATAAATACGCTGAATATGCTCGTAAATTTACGACAGATGCACCAACGATTGCTGATGGATATGCAGATATTCGTACGTTCTGGTTCCCTGAATTACAACGTGCTTTAACGGGAGGCGCAACCGGCAAGGAAGCTTTGGATAGTTTTGCTACAAAGGCTAACGAAGCTATTACTAAAGCAAAAGCAGCTATGAAATAA
- a CDS encoding sugar ABC transporter permease, translated as MMSYLFLLPAFGFFLLFVAYPMIKGVYISFFDYSLRDFSFIGLDNYISLFKDDNFIKSMGNTLLLVVITVPIVIIFSLFVSMNIYKKKEFARSFFRGVFYLPAVSSVVSITVVWGWIYHPNYGILNYLTGLFGMEPVSWLGDTRTALLAIIVVLITTSVGQPIILYVASIGNIPTFYIEAAEIDRATPWQIFRKILWPMLMPTNLYIIVITTINTFQCFALIQLLTSGGPVYSTSTVMYGVYEQAFMLGHFGYASAMGVILAIVIGIISIIQFKYFGSDVEY; from the coding sequence ATGATGAGTTATCTTTTCTTATTACCAGCGTTTGGATTCTTTCTTCTGTTTGTAGCCTACCCGATGATAAAAGGGGTCTATATTAGTTTCTTTGATTACTCTTTGAGAGATTTTAGCTTTATTGGTCTCGATAATTATATTTCATTATTTAAAGATGATAATTTCATAAAGTCCATGGGAAATACTTTATTACTCGTAGTGATCACTGTACCGATCGTGATTATCTTTTCACTGTTTGTTTCCATGAACATTTATAAGAAAAAAGAGTTTGCTAGATCGTTTTTCCGCGGAGTGTTCTACTTGCCAGCCGTATCATCGGTTGTAAGTATCACAGTGGTGTGGGGCTGGATTTACCATCCCAACTACGGGATTCTGAATTATTTAACAGGTTTGTTTGGAATGGAGCCTGTTTCGTGGCTTGGGGATACAAGAACCGCATTACTTGCAATTATCGTGGTTTTAATAACGACCTCTGTAGGGCAACCGATCATTTTGTATGTGGCCTCCATTGGTAACATTCCTACCTTTTACATTGAAGCAGCAGAGATTGACCGAGCAACCCCGTGGCAAATTTTCCGAAAAATATTATGGCCGATGCTGATGCCAACGAACTTATATATTATCGTGATTACTACGATTAATACTTTTCAATGTTTTGCGCTGATTCAACTTCTTACCTCAGGTGGACCTGTATATAGCACTTCAACCGTTATGTATGGTGTATATGAACAAGCCTTTATGTTAGGTCATTTCGGTTATGCCTCAGCAATGGGTGTCATACTTGCGATTGTGATTGGGATCATTTCTATCATTCAATTCAAATACTTTGGCAGCGATGTTGAGTATTAA
- a CDS encoding carbohydrate ABC transporter permease gives MNSTNPLELKSPIIQSKKVSAWKKELTIPKIIATILLILATLFFIFPFYWVVSGAFKLQTVATTIPPEWFPLKPTLQNWTELFKNPVERWMFNSFIIAFAEMAAICIVSSCAGYVLAKKSFPGRGIIFTMFVAAMALPKQVILVPLFTMLADFGWVNTYKGLILPAIGWPFGVFLMKQFAQTIPGELIEAAKIDGSSEIRLFGTIILPLLKPAVGALAIFTFITSWNDYFSQLIMTRSTSMMTLPLGVATLRGEFTTNYGLLMAGAALASIPMIAIFLMFQKAFTQGITMGAVKG, from the coding sequence ATGAATTCAACGAATCCATTAGAACTGAAATCACCTATTATCCAGTCTAAGAAAGTAAGTGCATGGAAAAAAGAATTAACGATTCCAAAAATTATAGCTACAATCCTATTGATTTTGGCTACATTATTTTTTATCTTCCCTTTTTATTGGGTAGTTTCGGGGGCCTTTAAACTTCAAACCGTGGCAACGACCATCCCACCGGAGTGGTTTCCGTTAAAGCCTACGTTACAGAACTGGACAGAATTATTTAAGAATCCAGTTGAACGCTGGATGTTTAATAGCTTTATTATTGCTTTTGCAGAAATGGCTGCGATCTGTATTGTCTCCTCTTGCGCCGGATATGTTCTCGCAAAGAAATCATTTCCCGGACGAGGAATTATCTTCACGATGTTTGTTGCCGCCATGGCATTGCCTAAGCAAGTTATTCTCGTTCCGCTGTTTACGATGTTAGCAGACTTTGGTTGGGTCAATACGTATAAAGGGCTTATTTTACCGGCGATTGGCTGGCCATTTGGCGTGTTTCTGATGAAGCAGTTCGCTCAGACAATTCCGGGAGAACTGATTGAAGCGGCAAAAATTGACGGTAGCTCAGAAATTCGATTGTTTGGAACGATCATTTTACCGTTATTGAAACCAGCGGTTGGTGCATTGGCTATATTCACCTTCATCACTTCATGGAACGATTATTTCAGTCAGCTTATCATGACGCGATCCACTTCGATGATGACATTACCACTTGGGGTAGCGACACTTCGAGGCGAATTTACAACAAACTATGGATTGCTTATGGCGGGTGCTGCATTAGCCTCAATTCCTATGATTGCGATTTTCCTAATGTTTCAAAAGGCATTTACACAAGGGATTACGATGGGTGCTGTTAAGGGTTAA
- a CDS encoding dihydrodipicolinate synthase family protein, which translates to MKSTDLEAFKGIIIALYSSYDAEGNIDKEAARNLARHYASTGVKGLYVGGSSGEGMLQSVEERKQMLEAVIAEVGDELTIIAHVGAPSTRDSVELAEHAELVGAHAVSAVPAIYYRLSPDSVESHWQAIIDSTSLPFIIYHIPQTTGFHLSKSLLMKMATQDKVIGVKISAESTFELQQFKAAGGNDFLVLNGPDEQYLAGRSIGADGGIGGTYGVMPELFLKVEQCYVQGDMAEAQKWQFIINDLIVELLSFPSLYGACKAILSLRGFETGQPRKPLLPIKASDQERMEALNNRILDYILEAKG; encoded by the coding sequence ATGAAATCAACTGATCTTGAAGCTTTTAAAGGCATTATTATCGCTTTGTACTCCAGTTATGATGCCGAGGGGAACATAGATAAAGAAGCGGCGCGGAATTTAGCTCGGCATTATGCTTCTACTGGTGTGAAAGGACTTTATGTTGGCGGAAGCTCGGGCGAAGGCATGCTGCAATCGGTAGAAGAGCGTAAACAAATGCTCGAAGCAGTTATAGCGGAAGTAGGAGATGAGCTTACGATCATTGCTCATGTAGGTGCTCCATCTACAAGAGATAGTGTTGAGCTAGCTGAACATGCTGAATTAGTAGGCGCACATGCGGTATCGGCTGTTCCGGCAATTTATTACCGGTTGTCTCCGGACAGTGTTGAAAGCCATTGGCAGGCGATCATCGATAGTACTTCACTTCCATTTATTATCTACCACATCCCGCAAACGACAGGCTTTCATTTATCGAAAAGCTTGTTAATGAAGATGGCTACGCAGGATAAAGTGATTGGCGTGAAGATTTCAGCAGAAAGTACATTTGAGCTTCAGCAGTTTAAGGCAGCAGGTGGAAATGATTTTCTTGTATTGAATGGACCGGATGAGCAGTACTTAGCTGGTCGCAGCATTGGAGCAGATGGTGGGATTGGTGGAACCTACGGGGTTATGCCCGAGCTATTTTTAAAAGTTGAACAATGTTATGTGCAAGGGGATATGGCTGAGGCGCAGAAATGGCAGTTCATCATCAATGATCTCATTGTAGAATTATTATCCTTTCCATCTTTATATGGAGCATGTAAAGCGATTCTCAGTTTGCGGGGATTTGAAACGGGCCAACCAAGAAAGCCTCTTCTACCCATAAAGGCTTCGGATCAGGAGCGAATGGAAGCTTTGAACAATAGAATATTAGATTATATTCTTGAAGCGAAGGGATAG
- a CDS encoding N-acetylmannosamine-6-phosphate 2-epimerase, translating into MSDIFPMKGLIVSCQALEHEPLHGGDTMAKMARAAVQSGAIGIRTNGVPDIVAIKEEVNVPVIGLIKRDIPGSAIFITPTLDEVKAIVSAKADIVALDVTNREGRLASVKPLIAYAHQMGVLVMADISTLEEGLAAEELGVDFIGTTLSGYTPYSTQQEGPDLVLLQQLCEFVNIPVVAEGRIWTPEDAVRAKNAGASYVVVGSAITRPQLITSRYVKAVSDC; encoded by the coding sequence ATGAGCGATATCTTTCCGATGAAAGGTCTGATCGTATCATGCCAGGCACTTGAGCATGAGCCGCTTCATGGTGGGGATACAATGGCAAAAATGGCAAGAGCAGCGGTTCAATCAGGAGCTATTGGTATCCGGACGAATGGGGTTCCAGATATTGTAGCGATTAAAGAAGAGGTAAATGTACCGGTTATTGGACTTATAAAACGGGATATTCCCGGATCTGCCATATTTATTACGCCAACCCTGGATGAAGTGAAAGCGATTGTCTCCGCAAAAGCGGATATTGTTGCATTAGATGTTACGAATCGGGAGGGTCGCTTAGCGTCGGTTAAGCCTTTAATCGCATATGCCCATCAAATGGGTGTGCTTGTAATGGCGGATATATCGACTTTGGAGGAAGGATTGGCAGCGGAAGAATTGGGTGTAGATTTCATTGGTACAACACTTTCAGGCTATACACCATACAGTACTCAACAAGAAGGACCAGATCTTGTCCTGCTTCAGCAATTATGCGAGTTCGTGAATATTCCCGTAGTTGCGGAGGGACGTATATGGACTCCGGAAGATGCGGTGAGAGCTAAGAATGCTGGAGCATCTTATGTCGTGGTAGGAAGTGCGATTACAAGGCCACAATTAATCACATCACGTTATGTCAAAGCCGTGAGCGATTGTTGA
- a CDS encoding ROK family protein: protein MLEGYDPLMEYAVGVDIGGTKINAGLVTPHGDVVHTVSLSTKAGFTKTVDRAFQAIQRLIDEATAMHAGVQIKGIGVGTAGQIDWEAGSIRSASELIPGYAGTALKALLQTQFQLPVIVDNDVNVLALTEKYLGSCIGVEDFICLALGTGVGGAIVVEGRLVHGSWGGAGELGHMSVDFKGPPCVCGGKGCLEHYASGTSIARRMREKLTLNNEPLNNLESRDVIAKWREGDRLATEIMEETIAALGAAIASFIHIFNPKVIVIGGGVAEAGELLFEGIRREVATRTMPSMLEGIRIEAAYRGNSCGMIGAALQIWEYGVPSLSSSNGGFI from the coding sequence GTGTTAGAAGGATATGATCCTCTAATGGAATATGCTGTCGGAGTGGATATCGGTGGAACGAAAATTAATGCTGGACTCGTTACACCACATGGGGACGTAGTACATACTGTAAGTCTGAGTACAAAGGCTGGGTTCACGAAGACCGTGGACCGAGCTTTTCAGGCTATTCAAAGGTTAATAGATGAAGCTACAGCCATGCATGCAGGCGTTCAGATTAAAGGGATTGGTGTAGGAACGGCAGGACAAATCGATTGGGAGGCAGGGAGTATTCGCTCGGCCTCAGAGCTTATTCCTGGATATGCTGGGACAGCCTTGAAAGCGTTGCTTCAGACTCAATTCCAGCTTCCAGTAATCGTAGATAACGACGTGAATGTACTAGCATTAACAGAGAAATATCTAGGTTCTTGTATAGGTGTAGAAGATTTTATCTGTCTTGCACTTGGCACGGGTGTAGGTGGAGCCATTGTTGTAGAGGGTCGTCTTGTCCATGGTTCTTGGGGTGGGGCTGGAGAGTTAGGGCATATGTCTGTAGATTTCAAAGGGCCTCCATGCGTTTGTGGCGGGAAAGGCTGCTTGGAACATTATGCTTCAGGCACAAGTATTGCTCGTCGCATGCGTGAAAAACTAACTTTAAACAACGAGCCACTTAATAACTTAGAATCACGAGACGTGATCGCGAAATGGAGGGAAGGAGACCGTCTAGCTACAGAAATAATGGAAGAAACAATCGCTGCACTTGGAGCTGCTATCGCTTCTTTTATTCATATCTTTAACCCAAAGGTTATTGTTATTGGTGGTGGAGTGGCTGAAGCAGGTGAGCTATTATTCGAAGGAATAAGAAGAGAAGTGGCTACGAGAACGATGCCATCGATGCTGGAAGGGATCCGCATTGAAGCAGCCTATCGTGGCAATTCCTGTGGAATGATTGGTGCGGCATTACAGATCTGGGAGTACGGAGTCCCATCCCTTTCATCTAGTAATGGAGGCTTTATCTAA